ACGCTGCAGGCGCAAAGCGCCGGCCAGCGCGATCATCGCGCCGTTGTCCGTGCACAGCGACAAGTCCGGATAGTGCACATAGAAATTGCGCTTCTTCGCGGCGGCGGAAAGCGCCTCGCGCAGTTGCCGGTTCGCGCCGACGCCGCCCGCGACGACCAGCCGGTTGAGTTTGGTTTTCTTGAGCGCGGCCAGCGACTTCGCCGCCAGAACCTCGACCGCCGCGTCGACGAAACCGCGCGCCAGATCGGCTTTCGCCTGCTCACAGATGTTGGCGCCGCCGAGCTTCCTGGCGTGCGTGAGGACGGCGGTCTTCAGGCCGCTGAAACTGAAATCGAGATCGCCCGAATGCAGCATCGGGCGCGGCAGCACCACGGCGCCGGGCGTACCGAATTCCGCCATGCGCGAGACTTCCGGGCCACCGGGATAGCCGAGGCCGAGCAGCTTCGCGGTTTTGTCGAAGGCTTCGCCGGCGGCGTCGTCCAGCGTTTCGCCGAGCGTCTCGTAGACGCCCACGTCCGTCACGCGCATCAACTGCGTATGGCCGCCGGACACCAGCAGCGCGACGAACGGAAACGGCGGCGGCTCGTCCACCAGCAGCGGCGAGAGCAAATGCCCTTCCAGGTGATGGATGCCGATGGTCGGCTTGTCCCACGCCATGGCCAGCGCATTTGCAACGCTCGCGCCGACCAGCAGCGCACCTGCGAGACCCGGGCCTTGCGTGTAGGCGATCGCGTCGATGTCGCCGCGGGCCGTGCCGGCGCGTTCCATCACCTCTTCGAGCAGCGGCAGCGCGCGCCGGATGTGATCGCGCGACGCCAGCTCCGGCACCACGCCGCCGTACTCCCGATGCATCGCAATTTGCGAATGCAGCGCGTGCGCCAGCAGGCCGCGCTCCGTGTCGTAGAGCGCGAGACCGGTTTCGTCGCAGGAGCTTTCGATGCCGAGAACGAGCATGATGGGTGGGCCTGAGCGGACGCGCGAGTCATGACACTCCAGCGCCCGAAAGTGAAAAAGCAAGCCTGAAAGTATAGCAGTGCGGGCAAGGAGCCGCAGACGCGCAGGTACAATGCGACCGCATGGAATCCTTCGATATCGCAGTGATCGGCGCAGGCGCGGCCGGCATGATGTGCGCGGCCGTGGCCGGGCAGCTCGGCCGTCGCGTGGTGCTGATCGACCACTCGCAGCGTCTCGCCGAGAAGATCCGCATCTCCGGCGGCGGCCGCTGCAACTTCACGAATCTGTATGCCGGCCCGGCCAACTACCTGTCGGCGAATCCGCATTTTTGCCGCTCGGCACTCGCGCGCTACACGCCGCGCGACTTCATGGCGTTGCTCAAGCGCCATCATGTGACGTGGCATGAGAAGCATAAAGGGCAGCTTTTCTGCGACCAGTCGAGCGACGCGGTCATCAACGTGCTGAAGAGCGAGTGCGACGCGGGCCGCGTGGCATGGCGCACGCCCCTGTCAGTCGAACAGGTGCGTCAGGACGCGGAAGGGCGGTTCACGCTGGATACCCGGTCGGGGCCGATCAGCGCGCGTGCGCTCGTGATCGCGACCGGCGGGCTGTCGATTCCAAAGATCGGCGCCACGGATTTTGCCTATCGTCTTGCCAAGCAGTTCGGTCACAAACTGATCGACATGCGCCCCGCGCTGGTTCCGCTGACCTTCGCCGCAACCGACTGGGAGCCGTTCTCGGCGCTGTCCGGCGTCTCGCTGGAGGTGCAGCTCGAGACCGGCAACAAAAAGACCGGCGCTGAATTCAACGAAGATCTGCTCCTCACGCACCGCGGCCTTTCCGGGCCGGGCGTGCTGCAGATTTCGAGCTACTGGCAACCCGGCGAGCCGATTCACATCAACCTGTTGCCCGAGCAGGACGCCACGACCGCCTTACTCGAAGCCAAAACCGGCACCAGGCGTCAGATTGCCAGTCTGTTGTCGGAGTGGGTGCCGCAGCGGCTCGCCCATGTCTGGCTGGAAGCCCACCAGGTGCCCGCCGAAGCGCGCCTCGCCGACTTGCCGGACAAGACCCTGCGCCGCGTCGGTGAAGCACTGACGCGCTGGACGCTCACGCCCAACGGCACGGAAGGCTATCGCAAGGCCGAAGTGACGCGCGGCGGCGTCGACACGCGCGACCTGTCGTCGGCGACGATGATGAGCGCGCGCGCCCCAGGCTTGTACTTCATCGGCGAAGCGGTGGACGTCACCGGCTGGCTGGGCGGCTATAACTTCCAGTGGGCGTGGGCATCGGGCGTGGCGGCCGGCCAGGCAGCCGTGGAGTACGCGAGAGGGGCTTGACGGCTCTCTGGCTTTGTGAGAAAGCTCTGCTATACTCCTGAACCTTTACAAAGTTCCGTTATTGAAAAATGACGACCATCCGCGTAAAAGACAACGAGCCGTTTGAAGTCGCCATGCGCCGTTTCAAGCGCACCATGGAAAAAAACGGTTTGTTGACGGAACTTCGCGCTCGCGAGTTTTACGAAAAGCCTACGGCTGAGCGCAAGCGCAAGAAGGCGGCTGCGGTGAAGCGTCATTTCAAGCGTCTGCGTGGTCAGATGCTGCCAAAGAAGTTCTACTGATTCTGGCGTTGCCGCGGTTCCCGTCAAACGGAGCGGCGACATCCACCCGGTGACGGCGCAGCAGGTGCCATCACGGAAAACACGGCCCTTCGGGCCAGCCGGCAGGGTCGCGCCCACCACGCACATTGTGCCAACCCGCTTGAGGAAGCAGTCCCAAGCGGGTATTCGTGTTGATGCGGTTAGCCTGGCCGGTTTCTCAATTCCAACGCATTCAGGTGAGTGATGAGTCTCAAGGACCGGATCAACGACGATATGAAGGCCGCCATGCGGGCACGTGAAACCGAGCGTCTCGGCACGGTCCGCCTGTTGCTCGCCGCGATCAAGCAGCGCGAAGTCGACGAACGCGTCACGCTCGACGACACCGCGATCACCGCTGTCGTCGACAAGATGATCAAGCAGCGCAAAGACTCGATCAGCCAGTTCGAAGCGGCAGGCCGCACGGATCTGGCCGACAAGGAAAAGTCCGAACTGGCGATTCTGTCTGCCTATATGCCGGAACAGATGTCCGAGGCGGAGATCATTGCCGAAGTTCAGGCCGCGGTAGCGCAAACTGGCGCGGCCGGCCCGCAGGACATGGGCAAGGTGATGGGCGTGCTCAAGCCGAAGCTGGCTGGCCGTGCCGACATGACCGCGGTCTCGGCGCAGGTCAAGGCCGCACTCGCGAAGTAAGGTCCGTTGTCCGGTCTGCGCGCGCCGTCGCTCGACGGGCGGCGTGTGCAGCCTTGAGTCTTTCAGGTAGCGTCATTTACTGTGATTCCTCCGTCATTCCTGCAGGACCTGCTCAACCGCGTCGATATCGTCGACGTGGTGGGCCGGTATGTGCAGTTGAAAAAGGGCGGCGCGAACTTCATGGGGCTGTGCCCGTTCCACAACGAAAAAAGCCCTTCGTTTACGGTTAGTCCGACTAAGCAGTTCTATCACTGCTTCGGCTGCGGGGCGCATGGAACGGCCATCGGTTTTCTGATGGAGCACGTTGGCTCGTCCTTTCCGGAAGCGGTCAACGAGCTGGCGCAGTCGGTCGGCTTGACCGTGCCGAACGAGCCTTCGCCGGGCTATGGCGGCGGTTCCGGCGGCCATGCGCCGGCGGCGTCCAAAGCGGTCACCACGGCGCTTTCCGACGTCATGCAGACCGCCTGCGACTTCTACCGCAAGCAACTGCGCAGCGCGCCGGTCGCGATCCAGTATTTGAAGAAGCGCGGCTTGACCG
Above is a genomic segment from Paraburkholderia aromaticivorans containing:
- a CDS encoding NAD(P)/FAD-dependent oxidoreductase; translated protein: MESFDIAVIGAGAAGMMCAAVAGQLGRRVVLIDHSQRLAEKIRISGGGRCNFTNLYAGPANYLSANPHFCRSALARYTPRDFMALLKRHHVTWHEKHKGQLFCDQSSDAVINVLKSECDAGRVAWRTPLSVEQVRQDAEGRFTLDTRSGPISARALVIATGGLSIPKIGATDFAYRLAKQFGHKLIDMRPALVPLTFAATDWEPFSALSGVSLEVQLETGNKKTGAEFNEDLLLTHRGLSGPGVLQISSYWQPGEPIHINLLPEQDATTALLEAKTGTRRQIASLLSEWVPQRLAHVWLEAHQVPAEARLADLPDKTLRRVGEALTRWTLTPNGTEGYRKAEVTRGGVDTRDLSSATMMSARAPGLYFIGEAVDVTGWLGGYNFQWAWASGVAAGQAAVEYARGA
- the rpsU gene encoding 30S ribosomal protein S21 → MTTIRVKDNEPFEVAMRRFKRTMEKNGLLTELRAREFYEKPTAERKRKKAAAVKRHFKRLRGQMLPKKFY
- a CDS encoding GatB/YqeY domain-containing protein, with the protein product MSLKDRINDDMKAAMRARETERLGTVRLLLAAIKQREVDERVTLDDTAITAVVDKMIKQRKDSISQFEAAGRTDLADKEKSELAILSAYMPEQMSEAEIIAEVQAAVAQTGAAGPQDMGKVMGVLKPKLAGRADMTAVSAQVKAALAK
- the tsaD gene encoding tRNA (adenosine(37)-N6)-threonylcarbamoyltransferase complex transferase subunit TsaD: MLVLGIESSCDETGLALYDTERGLLAHALHSQIAMHREYGGVVPELASRDHIRRALPLLEEVMERAGTARGDIDAIAYTQGPGLAGALLVGASVANALAMAWDKPTIGIHHLEGHLLSPLLVDEPPPFPFVALLVSGGHTQLMRVTDVGVYETLGETLDDAAGEAFDKTAKLLGLGYPGGPEVSRMAEFGTPGAVVLPRPMLHSGDLDFSFSGLKTAVLTHARKLGGANICEQAKADLARGFVDAAVEVLAAKSLAALKKTKLNRLVVAGGVGANRQLREALSAAAKKRNFYVHYPDLSLCTDNGAMIALAGALRLQRWPGQSGKDYAFTVKPRWDLTSLAR